One genomic region from Lynx canadensis isolate LIC74 chromosome E1, mLynCan4.pri.v2, whole genome shotgun sequence encodes:
- the ZNF830 gene encoding zinc finger protein 830, translating into MASSASARTPAGKRVVNQDELRRLMKEKQRLSTNRKRIESPFAKYNRLGQLSCALCNTPVKSELLWQTHVLGKQHREKVAELKGAKEATQGPSASSVPQSAKRKASEADGQDAKRPKASPLPQVQPSTSALSTNFDKAGKESTRATLIKVSGLGLLPDYEDEEEEEEEEGGEGKRGDAGKQPPDAQGKEHSLSSSREATSSMLPSGFSDTNPPKAPLIPHSGSIEKAEIHEKVVERRENTAEALPEGFFDDPEIDARVRKVDAPKDQMDKEWDEFQKAMRQVSTISEAIVAEEDEEGRLDRQIGEIDEQIECYRRVEKLRNRQDEIKNKLKEVLTIKELQKKEEENVDSDDEGELQDLLSQDWRVKGALL; encoded by the coding sequence ATGGCGTCCTCCGCCTCCGCTCGCACTCCGGCGGGGAAGCGAGTGGTGAATCAGGACGAACTGCGGCGCTTGATGAAGGAGAAGCAGCGTCTGAGCACCAACCGGAAACGGATAGAATCTCCATTTGCGAAGTACAACCGTTTGGGGCAGCTGAGCTGTGCCCTGTGCAACACCCCGGTGAAGAGCGAGCTCCTGTGGCAGACTCACGTCCTGGGAAAGCAGCACCGGGAGAAAGTGGCCGAGCTGAAAGGCGCGAAGGAAGCCACCCAGGGTCCGTCCGCCAGCTCAGTGCCTCAGTCAGCCAAGAGGAAGGCGTCGGAGGCGGACGGTCAAGATGCCAAAAGACCCAAGGCCTCCCCGCTGCCCCAGGTACAGCCCTCCACATCCGCTTTGTCCAccaactttgacaaagcagggaaggagTCCACTAGAGCGACCCTCATTAAGGTTTCAGGACTCGGTTTACTCCCTGATTatgaagatgaggaagaagaggaggaggaggagggaggagaagggaaaaggggagacGCCGGCAAGCAGCCGCCCGATGCACAGGGCAAGGAACACTCGCTTTCCTCCTCGAGGGAGGCAACAAGTAGTATGCTGCCAAGCGGCTTCTCGGATACAAATCCTCCCAAGGCCCCTTTAATTCCTCATTCAGGGTCCATTGAGAAagcagaaatacatgaaaaagtagtggaaaggagagaaaacacagcGGAAGCATTACCGGAAGGCTTTTTTGATGACCCTGAAATAGACGCTAGGGTTCGAAAGGTTGATGCCCCAAAGGATCAGATGGACAAAGAGTGGGACGAATTTCAAAAGGCCATGAGACAGGTCAGTACCATTTCCGAAGCCATAGTTGCTGAAGAGGATGAGGAGGGACGGTTGGACCGGCAAATTGGGGAGATCGATGAGCAGATAGAATGTTACCGTCGGGTGGAAAAGCTTCGGAATCgccaggatgaaattaaaaataagcttaaagaGGTTCTGACTATAAAAGAActgcagaaaaaggaagaggagaatgtTGACAGCGATGATGAGGGAGAACTACAAGATTTGTTGTCTCAGGATTGGAGGGTAAAGGGGGCTTTATTATAG